The Arachis ipaensis cultivar K30076 chromosome B07, Araip1.1, whole genome shotgun sequence genome includes a window with the following:
- the LOC107606633 gene encoding protein FAR1-RELATED SEQUENCE 5-like — MDIEGEATYFESDEGGQNMNETLENVSCTCACCGSSRYCGVLTIEDIRNHSWMTADAAYECYVSYAKSVGFGVRKGDAARGKDGNYTRRRFFCNKAGYREEKYYNNSNRKREHKAETRTGCEAKLSIYLDESSSVWRVRKLVEEHNHELIPQCLVHLIPNHRRLTDANKAQTDTMIMHGLPTSQIMGYLVGQAGGYHRVGFSKKDLDNYIERSRRARIIGGDSNATIGYLSGKADLDPMAMARYSSTPEDRLGNLFWADGMSKADYQLFGDVLAFDTTYRKNKYKKPLVIFSGSNHHRQTCIFGFAVLEDESGPTYTWLLKNFLDVMLGKSPTVVVTDGDEGMKEGIANAFPNATHRLCGWHLQKNATSNIKDPTFCAEFKKCMYGKWHPDEFELRWAKMVDTFGLQNNEWVNIQYARKKNWASSYLMDKFCAEFRTTSRCEGINNYVKTFINSCHCLLDLVTNLEGRIWD; from the coding sequence ATGGATATCGAAGGAGAAGCAACTTACTTTGAAAGTGACGAGGGAGGCCAAAACATGAATGAGACACTGGAGAATGTGAGTTGCACATGTGCATGTTGTGGAAGCAGTAGATATTGTGGTGTTCTAACAATAGAGGACATAAGGAACCACTCATGGATGACAGCTGATGCAGCATATGAGTGCTATGTTAGTTATGCTAAAAGTGTTGGGTTTGGAGTCCGTAAGGGAGATGCTGCTCGTGGCAAAGATGGGAATTATACAAGGCGACGGTTCTTTTGCAACAAGGCAGGATACAGAGAGGAGAAATACTACAACAATTCGAATAGGAAGAGGGAGCACAAGGCAGAGACTCGAACTGGTTGTGAGGCAAAGCTGTCCATTTACCTTGATGAAAGTTCTTCAGTTTGGAGGGTTAGGAAACTAGTCGAGGAGCATAATCATGAGTTAATACCACAATGCCTTGTCCACCTAATTCCAAATCATCGTCGTTTGACCGATGCAAACAAAGCTCAGACTGACACAATGATCATGCATGGACTCCCTACTTCTCAAATTATGGGATATCTAGTTGGACAAGCAGGTGGGTATCATAGAGTTGGCTTTTCAAAGAAAGATTTGGATAATTATATAGAAAGAAGTAGACGGGCAAGGATTATTGGTGGCGATTCAAATGCTACCATAGGATACTTGAGTGGCAAGGCTGATCTAGACCCGATGGCGATGGCACGCTATAGTTCTACCCCTGAAGATAGATTGGGCAACTTATTTTGGGCAGATGGAATGTCCAAGGCTGATTACCAGTTGTTTGGCGACGTCCTAGCATTTGATACCACGTACCGAAAGAACAAGTATAAAAAGCCACTGGTGATATTTTCTGGTAGTAATCACCATAGGCAAACTTGCATTTTTGGTTTCGCTGTGTTAGAGGATGAATCAGGACCGACTTACACATGGTTGTTGAAGAACTTTCTGGATGTTATGCTGGGTAAATCTCCTACTGTTGTGGTAACGGATGGAGATGAAGGCATGAAAGAGGGTATTGCAAATGCATTCCCTAATGCAACCCATAGATTATGCGGTTGGCACCTTCAAAAAAATGCAACGTCTAACATCAAAGATCCAACATTTTGTGCAGAATTTAAAAAGTGCATGTATGGCAAGTGGCATCCCGATGAGTTCGAGCTCCGTTGGGCTAAGATGGTAGATACTTTTGGTCTGCAAAATAATGAATGGGTTAACATTCAATATGCTAGGAAGAAAAACTGGGCTAGCTCTTACTTGATGGACAAATTTTGTGCTGAGTTTAGGACTACCTCACGATGTGAGGGCATCAACAATTATGTGAAAACTTTCATTAACTCTTGTCATTGTCTGTTGGACTTGGTGACTAATCTTGAAGGGAGGATTTGGGATTAG
- the LOC107606636 gene encoding mediator of RNA polymerase II transcription subunit 2-like, translated as MGSRSRYDPWRPVSEEENQQPPPSLETIIKEQEEEAKNKKKQELEQEAKNKKKQEQEQEAKNKKNQEQQSGSPVEERTTVGGDGGAATTSPVEESTTVGGDDGAATASPVEESTTVGGDGSAATASPVEESTTVGGDGDAATAKAVEIDPRLTSFLQNDESFLTPWSWGSNSNSGSSNQQERRSYYQSQPGRSLFATQYEEYFGTRGYYRGPNHQSDSSKPS; from the exons ATGGGTTCTAGAAGTAGGTATGATCCATGGAGACCGGTGTCGGAAGAAGAGAATCAGCAGCCTCCACCATCGCTGGAGACAATAATCAAGGAGCAAGAGGAAGAAGCTAAGAACAAGAAGAAGCAAGAACTAGAGCAAGAAGCAAAGAACAAgaagaagcaagaacaagagcaagaAGCTAAGAACAAGAAGAACCAAGAACAACAAAGTGGTTCTCCTGTGGAAGAAAGAACAACCgttggtggtgatggtggtgccGCAACGACGTCACCTGTGGAAGAAAGCACAACCGTTGGTGGTGATGATGGTGCCGCAACGGCGTCTCCTGTGGAAGAAAGCACAACCGTTGGTGGTGATGGTAGTGCCGCAACGGCGTCTCCTGTGGAAGAAAGCACAACCGTTGGTGGTGATGGTGATGCCGCAACGGCGAAGGCAGTGGAGATTGATCCTCGTCTGACATCTTTTCTTCAGAACGATGAATCTTTTCTTACTCCTTGGAGTTGGGGTTCAAATTCTAATTCAGGTTCTTCAAACCAGCAAGAAAGAAGAAGCTACTATCAATCTCAACCTGGGCGGTCGTTGTTTGCTACACAG TATGAAGAGTATTTTGGGACACGTGGTTATTATCGGGGACCTAATCATCAATCTGATTCAAGTAAACCTAGTTGA
- the LOC107606635 gene encoding pleckstrin homology domain-containing protein 1-like, whose amino-acid sequence MYKKSSHYTFVNPATADHDAIEFWSNPERTGWLTKQGEYIKTWRRRWFVLKQGELFWFKDSTVTRASKPRGVIPVASYLTVKGAEDAINKPCAFELSSRYETMYFIADSEKEKEDWINSIGRSIVQHSRSVTDNEIVDYDKR is encoded by the coding sequence atgtATAAAAAAAGTAGTCACTATACATTTGTGAATCCGGCAACCGCGGACCACGACGCCATCGAGTTCTGGTCGAACCCTGAGCGAACCGGCTGGCTAACAAAGCAGGGAGAGTACATCAAAACGTGGCGCCGTCGCTGGTTCGTCCTCAAGCAAGGGGAGCTTTTCTGGTTCAAAGACTCAACCGTCACGCGCGCGTCAAAGCCACGCGGCGTCATTCCCGTCGCGTCTTACCTTACCGTTAAGGGCGCAGAGGACGCGATCAACAAGCCTTGCGCGTTCGAGCTATCCTCGCGCTACGAGACGATGTACTTCATCGCCGAttcggagaaggagaaggaggattGGATCAACTCTATTGGTCGCTCCATTGTTCAGCATTCTAGATCCGTCACTGACAATGAGATCGTCGATTACGACAAGCGATGA
- the LOC107606634 gene encoding probable LRR receptor-like serine/threonine-protein kinase At3g47570, producing MLILSPSHYNKIMVSLIMFLLSMASQTLAVNVALSTETDKIALLVLKDKLTNGDPHALSSWNESLHFCAWEGITCSRRHMRVSALQLQNQYWGGTIAPSLGNLTFLRVINLTNINLHGEIPREVGHLKRLQFLGLSNNNLHGEIPIEMINCSSLEVIIMWQNNLTGKVPSWLGSMMQLTHLGLAVNNFVGSIPPSLGNLSSLEALSLGVNHLEGRITPALGRLSNLKFLSLSSNNFSGQVTPSLYNLSNIQVLDFARNHLMGTLLSNIPLAFPNLKMFTCGGNRFIGTFPSSISNLSELQLFDISVNNFHGPISPTLGSLHKLQIFNVGHNRFGNGRDHDLDFLFSLTNCTQLQNLDFYENYLGGVLPDIIGNLSTNLVLLDMALNQISGRIPEGIGKLVNLATLDMEENFLGGTIPDSMGKLKNLGELWLSENKFYGNIPLVIGNLTMLSDVDLSSNEFEGLIPFTLGYCTNMQKFSASENNLSGNIPNQTFGNQQGLIQLLLYSNSFTGPIPSDLGNLNHLSILDLQDNKLIGEIPTRLSACTALTELVLERNSFHGSIPSFLGSLLSLEILDLSNNNFSSTIPHELVNLTFLSMLNVSFNHLYGEVPVGGVFNNVTAISLVGNKDLCGGIPQLNLPACPMLPSQKRSLKKRVILFIAFGGVLISFVAFISIYLFKKKAKNLYTTSLALQYGYVKVSYRELHQATNGFSSSNLVGTGSFGSVYRGILVHFERPVAVKVLNLQTRGASKSFMAECKALGKIKHRNLVSILTCCSSVDYKGNDFKAIVFEFMPNGSLETLLHNAIEDSESTNMSLNLMQRVNIALDIAFALDYLHNGSGEAVVHCDVKPSNVLLDNEVVAHLGDFGLARLIHGDACRSSSNHASSSAIKGTIGYIPPEYGAGGPVSPQGDIYRYGILLLEILTGKKPTDDMFGEDLSLHKFCKKAIPERITEIVDSRLLIPFGEGERKITQKQSIKECIVSFARIGVACSQEFPTRRMNIKDVVMELHAIKRKLLP from the exons ATGCTCATATTGTCACCGTCACACTACAACAAAATAATGGTGTCTCTCATCATGTTTCTCCTATCTATGGCTTCACAAACCTTGGCTGTGAATGTGGCCTTGAGTACCGAGACTGATAAGATTGCTTTGCTTGTTTTGAAGGACAAGCTTACCAATGGCGATCCTCATGCTCTGTCATCATGGAATGAGTCTCTCCATTTCTGTGCATGGGAGGGCATTACATGCAGTCGCCGTCACATGAGAGTCTCAGCCTTGCAACTTCAAAATCAATATTGGGGAGGTACTATTGCGCCATCTTTGGGAAATCTGACGTTCCTAAGGGTGATCAATCTTACTAACATCAACTTGCATGGTGAGATTCCAAGAGAAGTTGGTCATTTGAAGAGACTGCAGTTTCTTGGCTTGAGCAACAATAATCTTCATGGAGAGATTCCTATAGAGATGATAAATTGTTCAAGCCTTGAGGTAATTATAATGTGGCAAAATAATCTAACTGGGAAAgttccttcatggttgggttcTATGATGCAACTCACTCATCTGGGGCTTGCAGTCAACAATTTTGTTGGTAGTATCCCGCCTTCTTTGGGAAATCTTTCATCCCTTGAGGCGTTGTCACTTGGAGTTAATCATTTGGAAGGAAGAATAACTCCAGCTTTGGGTAGGTTgtcaaatttgaaatttttgagttTAAGTTCAAATAATTTTTCTGGCCAAGTTACTCCTTCACTTTATAACCTTTCAAATATTCAAGTTCTTGATTTCGCTCGCAACCACTTAATGGGTACTCTTCTCTCAAATATACCTCTGGCCTTTCCCAATCTTAAGATGTTTACGTGTGGAGGGAACCGATTCATCGGTACTTTTCCATCTTCAATATCCAACCTTTCTGAGTTGCAACTATTTGATATCTCAGTAAATAATTTTCATGGACCAATTTCTCCTACCCTAGGGAGTTTACACAAACTCCAGATATTTAACGTTGGTCATAATAGATTCGGAAATGGAAGAGATCacgatttggattttcttttctCATTGACTAATTGTACTCAATTGCAGAACCTAGACTTTTATGAAAATTATTTAGGGGGAGTATTGCCAGATATCATAGGCAACTTATCAACCAATCTTGTTTTGCTTGATATGGCGTTGAATCAAATATCTGGAAGGATACCAGAAGGAATTGGAAAACTAGTCAACCTAGCAACACTTGATATGGAGGAAAATTTCCTTGGGGGAACAATTCCAGATTCAATGGGAAAGCTAAAAAATCTGGGAGAGTTGTGGTTGAGTGAAAATAAGTTCTATGGCAACATCCCTCTTGTCATTGGTAACCTTACTATGTTGTCTGACGTTGATCTGAGCTCAAATGAATTTGAAGGACTCATTCCTTTTACACTTGGATACTGCACCAACATGCAAAAATtttctgcatctgaaaacaacttAAGTGGTAACATACCCAATCAAACATTTGGCAACCAGCAAGGCTTAATACAGTTGTTACTATACTCCAACTCTTTTACCGGCCCCATTCCTTCTGATCTTGGAAACTTGAACCATCTTTCCATCTTGGATTTACAAGATAACAAGCTCATTGGTGAGATTCCCACGAGACTTAGTGCTTGCACTGCTTTAACAGAGCTCGTACTAGAAAGAAACTCATTCCATGGAAGTATACCTTCATTCTTGGGATCTCTACTATCCCTTGAAATCTTAGACCTTTCTAATAACAACTTCTCAAGCACAATCCCTCATGAACTTGTGAATCTCACGTTTCTGAGTATGTTGAACGTATCTTTCAACCATCTCTATGGTGAAGTCCCGGTAGGAGGAGTATTTAATAATGTCACAGCAATATCACTCGTTGGAAACAAAGATCTTTGCGGTGGGATACCTCAATTGAATCTTCCTGCATGCCCTATGTTGCCCTCACAGAAGAGATCTCTCAAAAAGAGAGTCATCCTCTTCATTGCATTTGGAGGGGTTCTAATCTCTTTTGTAGCTTTTATTAGTATATATCTCTTCAAGAAAAAGGCAAAAAATTTATATACTACTTCTCTAGCTTTGCAATATGGCTATGTGAAGGTTTCTTATAGAGAGCTACATCAAGCAACAAATGGATTTTCTTCATCCAATTTAGTTGGCACAGGAAGCTTTGGCTCTGTGTATAGAGGAATCCTTGTCCATTTTGAGAGGCCTGTTGCTGTGAAGGTGTTGAATCTTCAAACACGGGGGGCATCAAAGAGTTTCATGGCCGAATGCAAAGCTTTAGGAAAAATCAAGCACAGAAACCTTGTCAGCATACTGACTTGTTGTTCAAGTGTTGATTACAAAGGGAATGATTTCAAGGCCATAGTGTTTGAGTTCATGCCTAATGGGAGTCTAGAAACCTTGTTGCACAACGCTATTGAAGATAGCGAATCCACAAATATGAGTCTCAACCTTATGCAGAGAGTAAATATTGCTCTTGACATAGCTTTTGCATTGGATTATCTTCACAATGGTTCTGGGGAAGCTGTGGTTCACTGCGATGTTAAGCCAAGCAATGTTCTACTTGATAATGAAGTTGTTGCCCACTTGGGAGACTTTGGATTAGCTAGACTCATTCATGGTGACGCATGCCGTTCTAGCAGTAATCACGCTAGCTCCTCTGCAATTAAGGGAACCATTGGATATATTCCGCCAG AGTATGGAGCAGGTGGACCAGTATCACCACAAGGAGACATCTATAGATATGGAATTCTTCTTTTGGAAATACTAACCGGAAAGAAACCAACAGATGACATGTTTGGTGAAGATCTAAGCCTACACAAGTTTTGTAAAAAGGCAATTCCAGAAAGAATCACTGAGATTGTTGATTCAAGATTGTTAATTCCGTTTGGTGAAGGAGAAAGAAAGATCACGCAAAAGCAAAGTATCAAGGAGTGTATAGTGTCCTTTGCCAGGATTGGAGTTGCATGTTCTCAAGAGTTTCCCACTCGACGGATGAACATTAAAGATGTCGTAATGGAGCTGCATGCAATTAAACGCAAACTGCTTCCATAA